One window of Trifolium pratense cultivar HEN17-A07 linkage group LG5, ARS_RC_1.1, whole genome shotgun sequence genomic DNA carries:
- the LOC123884903 gene encoding DNA repair protein XRCC3 homolog: MKREAQNLLQKVDEKSEKCTVGCPILDRILNGGIPTKSITEVVGESGSGKTQICLQLVLSAQLPPSHGGLNGSSLYIYTEYPFPIRRLKQLSLSLLSSHPNHLLLSSSDPLSRIILRGISSAENFVELLPDIELCLRYWKSRLLPIRVIVVDSIAALFRSEFGNCCFDLKRRSSLFFKISGGLKSLAERFGLVVVVTNQVVDFIEGNESVRIGNFSELCSSGRRVCPALGISWANCVNSRIFLSKDQTGIKITRFSSLLFAPHLPLSSSQFVIFYIISRAGHRFGFGLKP; encoded by the coding sequence ATGAAGAGAGAGGCGCAGAATCTACTGCAGAAGGTGGATGAAAAAAGTGAGAAATGCACCGTGGGTTGTCCCATACTAGATCGCATCCTGAACGGCGGAATACCAACAAAATCAATAACCGAAGTCGTCGGCGAAAGCGGAAGCGGAAAAACTCAAATCTGTCTCCAACTGGTCCTGTCCGCTCAACTACCACCCTCTCACGGCGGTCTCAACGGCTCATCTCTTTACATATACACCGAATATCCTTTCCCTATCCGCCGTTTAAAACAACTCTCCCTCTCTCTCCTTTCATCTCATCCAAATCACCTCCTCCTCAGTAGCTCTGATCCTCTCTCTCGTATCATTCTCCGCGGAATTTCTTCCGCTGAGAATTTCGTTGAATTATTGCCTGATATTGAGCTTTGTTTACGTTACTGGAAATCACGATTGTTACCTATTAGAGTAATAGTTGTTGATTCTATTGCTGCTTTATTTAGATCTGAATTTGGGAATTGTTGTTTTGATCTTAAGCGTAGATCTTCCTTGTTTTTCAAGATTTCTGGTGGATTGAAATCGTTGGCGGAGAGATTTGGTTTGGTTGTGGTTGTTACGAATCAGGTTGTTGATTTTATTGAAGGGAATGAAAGTGTTAGAATTGGGAATTTTAGTGAATTGTGTTCTTCTGGTAGAAGGGTTTGTCCTGCATTGGGTATTTCCTGGGCTAATTGTGTTAATTCTAGAATCTTCTTATCCAAGGATCAAACTGGAATTAAAATTACAAGATTTAGTAGCCTTCTTTTTGCTCCTCATTTGCCACTGTCCTCTTCTCAGTTtgttatcttttatattataagtagGGCTGGGCATCGGTTCGGTTTCGGGCTCAAACCTTAG